Proteins encoded together in one Deinococcus irradiatisoli window:
- a CDS encoding VOC family protein, giving the protein MNWTLEVVVVPVSDLDRAKAFYADQLGFHLDHDTQVGPTRRIIQLTPPGSGCSVVLGLGLTRMAPGSLQGLQLMVGDLRAARAELIGRGVEVSEIQLQGAPPGHPLQASDDLNYRGFFYFRDPDGNSWAVQQIKRQ; this is encoded by the coding sequence GTGAACTGGACCCTGGAAGTGGTGGTCGTGCCGGTGTCGGACCTCGACCGGGCCAAAGCCTTTTACGCCGATCAACTCGGCTTTCACCTCGACCACGACACCCAGGTGGGGCCGACCCGGCGCATCATTCAGCTGACCCCGCCGGGTTCGGGTTGCTCGGTGGTGCTCGGCCTGGGCCTGACCCGGATGGCGCCCGGCTCGCTTCAGGGCCTGCAACTGATGGTCGGCGACCTACGGGCCGCCCGCGCTGAGCTCATCGGGCGCGGCGTCGAGGTGAGCGAGATTCAGCTTCAGGGCGCGCCGCCGGGCCACCCGCTGCAGGCCAGCGACGACCTGAACTACCGGGGCTTTTTCTACTTCCGCGATCCTGACGGCAACAGCTGGGCGGTGCAGCAGATCAAGCGTCAGTGA